One Mya arenaria isolate MELC-2E11 chromosome 5, ASM2691426v1 genomic window carries:
- the LOC128233642 gene encoding synaptogenesis protein syg-2-like isoform X1, with amino-acid sequence MYICQSSYSGEPHLFRITEVKLFLKLQPITPLVTVSETVVESSSSIQIAQCISSGFRPKTVILSWSLGGETATSVSKPTVVENTTSNTFSVSETYTQVVDRADNRKTLTCSINHETLSSPRTASVTLNVQFPPSTATLTGYFTAVADGSSKTFTCESGTSNPFAAITWLHYNVIVTAGTGTPTNIFGSYYGHVTTQTLTITPTRDDDADVYSCSARNAVSSTPANSQQKSLNLAYAPVVKILPRTVTETQPGLLQCVVSSKPSATITWYQINDGRTFLLEGTGNKSLDYGIRAVSRDDAGTYMCNANNGIGGDNFNSVQLVVQFKPDVTVFAHNATEKLSTTLRCGPLGVPDSYTYVSWDHTWPGSSDVLRSFPGSPVLLLSDLRYEHSGIYTCRVDNGIDFSRNPDAGRGQVFFVVKSRPFIATTHQTV; translated from the exons ATGTATATTTGTCAGTCATCATACAGCGGGGAGCCACATCTCTTTAGAATTACTGAAGTGAAACTGTTTCTTAAAc TCCAACCCATTACCCCGCTTGTGACCGTTTCGGAAACTGTTGTGGAAAGCTCCAGCTCCATACAAATTGCCCAATGTATTTCTTCTGGTTTTCGGCCTAAGACAGTGATTCTCAGCTGGAGTCTAGGTGGAGAGACGGCAACATCAGTCAGCAAACCGACAGTAGTGGAGAACACAACATCCAATACTTTCTCCGTGTCCGAAACCTACACACAGGTAGTAGATAGGGCGGACAATAGGAAAACACTAACTTGCTCAATAAACCACGAGACACTGTCCTCACCGCGTACGGCTTCTGTCACACTCAATGTCCAAT TTCCTCCATCGACAGCTACGCTAACAGGATATTTTACAGCCGTGGCTGATGGCTCAAGTAAAACTTTTACTTGCGAATCTGGTACCTCAAATCCTTTTGCTGCCATTACATGGCTCCATTACAATGTCATTGTTACTGCTGGAACGGGAACACCAACGAACATATTTGGAAGTTACTACGGTCATGTGACGACACAGACGCTGACAATTACGCCGACCAGAGACGACGATGCTGACGTGTATTCATGCAGTGCAAGAAACGCTGTAAGCAGTACACCAGCAAACAGTCAGCAAAAATCTTTAAATCTTGCAT ATGCCCCTGTAGTGAAGATCTTACCAAGAACTGTGACTGAAACTCAGCCAGGACTTCTGCAATGTGTTGTATCAAGCAAACCATCTGCTACAATAACATGGTATCAAATAAATGACGGACGGACGTTTCTTCTGGAGGGGACTGGTAACAAAAGTCTGGATTATGGCATTAGAGCCGTCAGCAGAGATGATGCCGGGACGTATATGTGTAACGCCAATAACGGAATAGGAGGGGATAATTTCAATAGCGTCCAGCTAGTTGTCCAAT TCAAACCCGACGTAACAGTCTTTGCACATAACGCCACAGAGAAATTATCTACAACACTCCGGTGTGGTCCACTTGGTGTGCCTGACTCTTACACCTATGTCTCCTGGGATCACACGTGGCCGGGATCAAGTGATGTTCTCAGGTCATTTCCAGGATCCCCAGTTCTGTTATTAAGTGACCTAAGGTACGAGCACTCCGGGATATATACATGCAGGGTGGACAACGGTATAGACTTTAGCAGAAACCCCGATGCTGGACGGGGACAAGTATTTTTTGTCGTAAAAT
- the LOC128233642 gene encoding neuronal growth regulator 1-like isoform X2, protein MSNLASSVPPSTATLTGYFTAVADGSSKTFTCESGTSNPFAAITWLHYNVIVTAGTGTPTNIFGSYYGHVTTQTLTITPTRDDDADVYSCSARNAVSSTPANSQQKSLNLAYAPVVKILPRTVTETQPGLLQCVVSSKPSATITWYQINDGRTFLLEGTGNKSLDYGIRAVSRDDAGTYMCNANNGIGGDNFNSVQLVVQFKPDVTVFAHNATEKLSTTLRCGPLGVPDSYTYVSWDHTWPGSSDVLRSFPGSPVLLLSDLRYEHSGIYTCRVDNGIDFSRNPDAGRGQVFFVVKSRPFIATTHQTV, encoded by the exons ATGTCCAAT CTTGCGTCTTCAGTTCCTCCATCGACAGCTACGCTAACAGGATATTTTACAGCCGTGGCTGATGGCTCAAGTAAAACTTTTACTTGCGAATCTGGTACCTCAAATCCTTTTGCTGCCATTACATGGCTCCATTACAATGTCATTGTTACTGCTGGAACGGGAACACCAACGAACATATTTGGAAGTTACTACGGTCATGTGACGACACAGACGCTGACAATTACGCCGACCAGAGACGACGATGCTGACGTGTATTCATGCAGTGCAAGAAACGCTGTAAGCAGTACACCAGCAAACAGTCAGCAAAAATCTTTAAATCTTGCAT ATGCCCCTGTAGTGAAGATCTTACCAAGAACTGTGACTGAAACTCAGCCAGGACTTCTGCAATGTGTTGTATCAAGCAAACCATCTGCTACAATAACATGGTATCAAATAAATGACGGACGGACGTTTCTTCTGGAGGGGACTGGTAACAAAAGTCTGGATTATGGCATTAGAGCCGTCAGCAGAGATGATGCCGGGACGTATATGTGTAACGCCAATAACGGAATAGGAGGGGATAATTTCAATAGCGTCCAGCTAGTTGTCCAAT TCAAACCCGACGTAACAGTCTTTGCACATAACGCCACAGAGAAATTATCTACAACACTCCGGTGTGGTCCACTTGGTGTGCCTGACTCTTACACCTATGTCTCCTGGGATCACACGTGGCCGGGATCAAGTGATGTTCTCAGGTCATTTCCAGGATCCCCAGTTCTGTTATTAAGTGACCTAAGGTACGAGCACTCCGGGATATATACATGCAGGGTGGACAACGGTATAGACTTTAGCAGAAACCCCGATGCTGGACGGGGACAAGTATTTTTTGTCGTAAAAT